TCCGTCAATGGCGCATTCGACGGACTAGGAAGTCCATCGTACGACTAAATCAACAAGCCGTTGGCGACTTTCGCTACGTTTTGTGGGACGCGATTCAATCAAACAACTCGGCGAAAAATGCCTTCATCGCAACCCATGATCGCTGGTCGGCTTTGGCGTTGTAGGCGGCGCCGCGAGAGTTATCGTTGCCGGCCATCGGCTGCGTGAACGAGTGCACGGCTCCGGAGTAGTAAATCATTTGCCAATCCACATTGGCTTCATTGAACTCTTTCTTCATCGCGTCGATGTCGGCTTCGGGGACAAACGGATCATCGGCTCCGTGACAAATCAGCACCTTGGCCTTGATGTTCTTGCCATCTTCGGGACTCGGGGAATCCAGTGCTCCGTGAAAGCTGACGACACCATCGACATCGGCACCGCTACGCGCCAATTCAAGCACCCCCTTGCCACCAAAACAGTAACCGATTGCAGCGATTTGGTTCTCGTCGACTCCCTTTTGCGCCAACAATTGTTGCAATCCCAAATTCAAACGTTTTCGGTAGAGCGCCGAATTGTTTTTGAACGTCCCCGAAACTTTCGCCGCTTCCTGCGGATTTGCAGGCCGGTTGCCTTTCCCGTAAATGTCCAACGCAAACGCGACGTAACCCAATTCCGCCAATTGTTTGCATCGACCTCGTTCGTAGTTGGTTTGCCCCATCCATTGATGGACCACCAAGATACCGGGTACGGGCTCGGAAATCGCAGCCGGATCCCAAGCGACAAAACCTTCGAGTGTCACGTCGCCATCCTGATAGGTGACTTCTTTGGTTTGCACTTCGGCTTGAACCAGCGAAGCTCCCATTCCGATCATCAACAACGCAAAGACGAAACGCATCAAATGTCACCTCGTAAACTTGGACTTGCAAAAATGGAGAACGCAGGCGGCATCATCGAAAGCTGCTTGCGGACGAACGGCTCATTCTACTGCAACACGCATGTAGCGTCAGCCGCGGCCGAGGCGCGGATCACAACATGGATCGGGAATAGATTGATACGGTACTAAGCCCGAATCGTCCATTTGGGCAACAAACTGCCCGGCCATGCGACGGTCCCCCCGCGATTGCACGCATGTTCCTCGAACCTGACTTTCCGCATAGAATCGTCATGTTCACCCAACAGCCCCCCTCTTGTTACGCAAAGATTGATTCCCAGATGACCTACGTGTTGCTTCTTGTCGGACTCGTGATCCTTGTGGTCGGAGCGGAACTGCTGGTACGTGGTTCGGTGACGCTTGCGGCATTTGCAGGCGTTTCGCCTCTGATCATCGGCTTGACTGTCGTGGCATTTGGAACGAGTGCCCCTGAGCTAGCCGTTTCATCGGTTTCCAGTTTAAAGGGGGATTCGGAAATCGCCTTGGGCAACGTGATCGGCAGCAACATTTGCAATATCCTGCTGATTCTGGGAATCTCGGCAGTGATCGTTCCGCTCACCGTGTCGTCCCAATTGGTTCGCTTGGATGTTCCGGTGATGATCGCGTCCTCGTTGGCGGTATGGGGAACCGGCTACGACGGGGCGATCACCCGTGTCGAAGGGATCCTGCTGTTTCTCGGCTTTGTCCTCTATACGATTTACATGATTCGCAAAGGCCGACGCGAGGAAGCGTCGCGGCGGAGTGCGATTGAATTGGAACCCGACTTCCTAGCCCACCCAACCTTGTCCATCGGCCAAGCCACTTTGAACGCCGTTTACATCTTGATCGGTTTGGGAATGCTCGTCCTGGGCGCTCAATTGCTGGTGGATTCAGCAGTGAAAATCGCGACCGAGTTTGGGATCAGCGAGATTGTCATCGGGTTGACCATCGTCGCGATTGGGACTTCGCTTCCCGAGTTAGCGACGTCGGTGGTCGCCGCGATGAAAGGGCAACGTGACTTGGCCGTCGGAAACGCTGTGGGCAGCAACATGTTTAATTTGATGATCGTATTGCCAGCGGCGGCGGTATTGTCCCCCGCCGGCGTGCCGGTAACGACATCGGTGTTGTGGTTTGATCTGGCCGTGATGGCGATGATCGCGCTGATCTGTTGGCCTATTTTCATCAGCCGCTCGACCGTGTCACGGTTCGAAGGCGCCGTGATGCTGATGTTGTTTGCAGCCTACACCGCGATCCTGGTTGCGGAAGCGACGAACTATGATTCCGTGCAAACCCTAAAAACCGGTTATTCGATTTTCATCCTGCCCGCCGTGATTGCGGTCGTTAGCATCGCCGCGTTGATTCATATCCGAGATGGTCGCAGCGAATCTGCGGTTGCGCAAACCAAGACCTAGGCATGTTCAAAACGATTCACCGCTGGATCATCGTGATCGTGCTTGCTCCCATCCGTTTTTATCAGATGGCGATCAGCCCGATGATAGGTCCCAATTGTCGTTTTACGCCCACGTGCAGCCAGTATGCGATCGAAGCGATCCGCAAATACGGGGTGCTGCGAGGCAGCATCAAAGCGGTGTGGCGTATTCTGCGTTGCCATCCCTGGAACCCAGGCGGCTATGACCCGCCTTGATGCTGCGAGCGTTACAGTTGCACTGTGTTGCCCGCCCAAATCCGCCTACTACCGGATCTTCGCTTCGCTGCAATCCGGCCCACGATCGATTTAGCTTTGACCGGCTGAAATGCGGTGGTCACTCATCTTCGGTGACGGAAAAACCCAGGTGTTCGATGACCCAGATATAGATCAGATAAAACACCGGGATCAACAACAGGACGAGCGATGTGGCCAACATCAATCCGAACGCCAAACTGGCGGCCATCGGAATCAACAATTGTGCCTGGAACGACTTTTCGGTTAACAATGGCAACAGTCCTGCGATCGTCGTCAAGCTAGTCAACATGATCGGACGGAAACGTCGTTCACCTGATTCGATCAGTGCCACACGAGGCGGAACCCCGGCGCGGACTCGTGAATTGATAAAGTCGATCAAGACGATCGAATCGTTCACCACGACTCCCGCCAATGCCACGAGTCCAAACATGCTGAACAACGTTAACGGCAATCCGAGCACCGCGTGTCCCCACACCGCACCGATCATTCCAAACGGGACGATGGCCAAAATCAATAGCGGCTGGACGTAACTGCGGAACTGCAGCACCAACAAAACAAACATGCACACGATTGCGATCGCAAATCCGACCATCAAACTGCCCACCGACTCGTTGCTCTGTTCGCGTTGCCCTTCCCATCGCAGCGATACCGCGGGGTATTGTTTCAACAACTGCGGCACGTAATCCGTTTGCAGTTCACCAATGATCAAATCGGCATTGGCCGTTATTTCATCCAAGTCGGCGGATACGGTTACCGAACGCATCTGGTCGACCCGGTTGATTTCCGAAAATCCTCGCTTCAATTCCACATCCGCCAATTCCGTGATCGGGCTCTGTTTTCCATCGGCGGTACGCACACGGATTTCGCGAAAATTGACCAAACTGTTACGTTCGTCTTCGGGATGCCGGACCATCAACTTGACTTCATGACGTCCTCGCTGCAATCGCATCACTTCGGCTCCGAAGTAAGCATTGCGAACGGTATCCCCCAAATCCATCGGCGTTACGCCGGTGGCGAGCGCTCGATCCTTGACTTTGAACTGGAACTCCCATTTGCCTGGGGTGTTGTCATCGGCGATATCATAGACGCCAGTGAAATCAGCCAGGCGAGTTTTGATCGCTTCGGTCGCGGCCAACAATTGGTCGACGTTTTCGCTTTGGGCAAGCAGTTTGAATTCGATCGGTTTGCCGCTCGGTCCGACGCCGACCGAGCCGTATGTGACTTTCTCGGCCCCTGCGAACTCGCCCACCTCCTCACGCCACATCGCTAGCAGTTGATCGCTATGGATATCGCGAATTTCGGTATCAAACAGTTCGACAAAGACCTGTCCGAGATGGCTACCACCGCCCCCGTTTCCGCCCATCGGGCCTTGGGTATTGGTGATCTTTCCGTTCTCGCGATAGGTCAACCGGACTGGCCCGGTCACCTTACCGTCGGTCAGCGGGTAGATTTCATCAACAGGAACGCCCGTTTCTGCGGCCCGATCTTCCGCCACGCGGATACTGACACGACGGATCGCTTCTTCCATTGTG
The nucleotide sequence above comes from Novipirellula caenicola. Encoded proteins:
- a CDS encoding calcium/sodium antiporter, which encodes MFTQQPPSCYAKIDSQMTYVLLLVGLVILVVGAELLVRGSVTLAAFAGVSPLIIGLTVVAFGTSAPELAVSSVSSLKGDSEIALGNVIGSNICNILLILGISAVIVPLTVSSQLVRLDVPVMIASSLAVWGTGYDGAITRVEGILLFLGFVLYTIYMIRKGRREEASRRSAIELEPDFLAHPTLSIGQATLNAVYILIGLGMLVLGAQLLVDSAVKIATEFGISEIVIGLTIVAIGTSLPELATSVVAAMKGQRDLAVGNAVGSNMFNLMIVLPAAAVLSPAGVPVTTSVLWFDLAVMAMIALICWPIFISRSTVSRFEGAVMLMLFAAYTAILVAEATNYDSVQTLKTGYSIFILPAVIAVVSIAALIHIRDGRSESAVAQTKT
- the yidD gene encoding membrane protein insertion efficiency factor YidD; amino-acid sequence: MFKTIHRWIIVIVLAPIRFYQMAISPMIGPNCRFTPTCSQYAIEAIRKYGVLRGSIKAVWRILRCHPWNPGGYDPP
- a CDS encoding dienelactone hydrolase family protein, whose translation is MRFVFALLMIGMGASLVQAEVQTKEVTYQDGDVTLEGFVAWDPAAISEPVPGILVVHQWMGQTNYERGRCKQLAELGYVAFALDIYGKGNRPANPQEAAKVSGTFKNNSALYRKRLNLGLQQLLAQKGVDENQIAAIGYCFGGKGVLELARSGADVDGVVSFHGALDSPSPEDGKNIKAKVLICHGADDPFVPEADIDAMKKEFNEANVDWQMIYYSGAVHSFTQPMAGNDNSRGAAYNAKADQRSWVAMKAFFAELFD